One part of the Phragmites australis chromosome 3, lpPhrAust1.1, whole genome shotgun sequence genome encodes these proteins:
- the LOC133911457 gene encoding uncharacterized protein LOC133911457: MASSQANLDKMQLRQSYRNLWHTDLMSTIQADFPYCCLALWCGPCVSYMLRKRSLYNDMSRYVCCAGYMPCSGRCGESRCPEFCLATEVFLCFGNSVASTRFLLQDEFNIQTTQCDNCIIGFMFCLQQLACIFSIVAAIVGSQELSEASQILSCLSNMVYWTVCACMQTQHKIEMDKRDGKFGPQPMAVPPVQQMSRIDQPIPPPAGYAPQPAYGQPYGGYPPPPAQGYPPAGYPAAGYPQGGAYPPPGAYPPPGSYPPQGSYAPQGYYGK; the protein is encoded by the exons ATGGCGTCGTCGCAGGCCAACCTCGACAAGATGCAGCTCCGCCAGAGCTACCGCAACCTCTGGCACACCGATCTCATGAGCACCATCCAGGCCGACTTCCCCT ACTGCTGCCTCGCACTGTGGTG TGGACCATGCGTCTCGTACATGCTTCGCAAAAGGTCTCTCTATAATGACATGTCAAG ATATGTCTGTTGTGCTGGCTATATGCCATGCAGCGGAAGGTGTGGTGAAAGCCGATGCCCAGAGTTCTGTCTTGCAACTGAG GTGTTTCTTTGCTTTGGCAATTCAGTTGCGTCAACCCGCTTCTTGCTGCAAGACGAATTCAACATACAGACAACTCAGTGCGATAACTGCATCATT GGCTTCATGTTCTGCCTTCAACAACTTGCTTGCATATTCTCTATAGTTGCAGCCATTGTTGGTAGTCAGGAACTTTCCGAGGCTTCCCAGATCCTTTCCTGCTTGTCTAATATGGTCTACTGGAC GGTTTGTGCCTGTATGCAG ACACAGCACAAAATTGAAATGGACAAGAGGGATGGGAAGTTCGGCCCACAGCCTATGGCAGTGCCTCCGGTGCAACAAATGTCACGCATCGATCAACCTATCCCGCCTCCTGCTGGATATGCACCACAACCAGCATACGGGCAACCTTATGGTGGCTATCCACCACCTCCTGCTCAAGGTTATCCTCCAGCTGGTTACCCCGCGGCAGGTTACCCCCAGGGTGGTGCATATCCTCCACCTGGTGCATACCCTCCACCTGGTTCTTACCCCCCACAAGGTTCCTACGCCCCTCAGGGTTACTATGGCAAGTGA
- the LOC133911456 gene encoding homeobox protein knotted-1-like 3, with translation MQGCDHGGGSLGMDMGVGFAGGAQCSSSSATAAAAAAAAAEAEERQLLKGEIAVHPLCEQLVAAHVGCLRVATPIDHLPLIDAQLAQSSGLIHSYAVHHRPFLSPHEKPDLDSFLAQYLMLLCSFREQLQQHVRVHAVEAVMACREIEQSLQDLTGATLEEGTGATMSEDEDEPPIMEVAMDIGSDGHDMMGFGPLLPTDSERSLMERVRQELKIELKQGFKSRIEDVREEIMRKRRAGKLPGDTTSILKQWWQQHSKWPYPTEDDKAKLVEETGLQLKQINNWFINQRKRNWHNNSQTSTLKSKRKR, from the exons ATGCAGGGTTGTGATCACGGAGGAGGGAGCCTGGGCATGGACATGGGCGTGGGGTTCGCTGGCGGCGCCCAGTGCTCGTCGTCTTCGGCgacggctgccgccgccgccgctgcagcgGCGGAGGCAGAGGAGCGGCAGCTGCTCAAGGGGGAGATCGCGGTGCACCCGCTGTGCGAGCAGCTGGTGGCGGCGCACGTGGGTTGCCTGCGCGTGGCGACGCCCATCGACCACCTCCCCCTCATCGACGCGCAGCTGGCGCAGTCGAGCGGCCTAATCCACTCCTACGCCGTACACCACCGCCCCTTCCTCTCCCCGCACGAGAAGCCCGACCTCGACTCCTTCCTC GCGCAATACCTGATGCTGCTGTGCTCGTTCCGCGAGCAGCTACAGCAGCACGTCCGGGTGCACGCCGTGGAGGCCGTCATGGCCTGCCGCGAGATCGAGCAGTCCCTGCAGGACCTAACCG GCGCGACGCTGGAGGAAGGCACGGGGGCGACCATGTCGGAGGACGAGGATGAGCCGCCGATAATGGAGGTGGCGATGGATATAGGCTCGGACGGGCACGACATGATGGGCTTCGGCCCGCTCCTCCCCACCGACTCCGAGCGCTCACTCATGGAGAGGGTCAGGCAGGAGCTCAAGATCGAGCTCAAGCAG GGTTTCAAGTCAAGAATTGAGGACGTGAGGGAAGAAATTATGAGGAAAAGGCGGGCCGGGAAGCTGCCTGGCGACACCACCAGCATCCTCAAGCAATGGTGGCAGCAACACTCCAAGTGGCCATACCCCACG GAAGATGATAAGGCAAAGCTTGTCGAAGAGACTGGCCTGCAGCTGAAACAAATCAACAACTGGTTCATCAATCAGAGGAAGAGAAATTGGCACAACAACTCTCAGACGTCAACCCTGAAATCAAAGCGTAaaag GTga
- the LOC133911458 gene encoding uncharacterized protein LOC133911458 produces the protein MMEKKLPLPLVHNELLWARPWRWAKTAFFIVAMIASLLLVCAPPLLVVLLDLLLPPALLSNFLRTQAHSTASVSFVASLVDQARAFRFGSSLVDLPAVSAARSILILCAYTACGGGAAYMWVAVACSVGSLCYVLAKAVAVFGVAAADGAGLEMQGKGQLVAVEAMFLMSLALAAAHLAMAYRASCRERRRLLVYRIDVEAVRLKGGQTPKALKQCIV, from the exons ATGATGGAGAAGAAGCTGCCGCTGCCTCTGGTGCACAACGAGCTGCTGTGGGCTCGGCCGTGGCGGTGGGCAAAGACGGCCTTCTTCATCGTCGCTATGATCGCCTCGCTGCTCCTCGTCTGCGCGCCGCCGCTCctcgtcgtgctcctcgacctcctcctcccgcctgCGCTCCTCTCCAACTTCCTCCGCACGCAGGCGCACTCCACCGCCTCCGTCTCCTTCGTCGCCTCCCTCGTCGACCAGGCTAGGGCCTTCCGCTTCGGCTCCTCGCTCGTCGACCTCCCCGCCGTCTCCGCCGCGCGATCCATCCTCATCCTCTGCGCGTACACGGCGTGCGGGGGCGGCGCGGCCTACATGTGGGTGGCCGTGGCCTGCAGCGTCGGCTCCCTCTGCTACGTCCTCGCCAAGGCCGTCGCAGTGTTCGGCGTTGCCGCGGCCGACGGCGCCGGCCTCGAGATGCAGGGGAAGGGCCAGCTCGTGGCCGTCGAGGCCATGTTCCTCATGTCGCtcgcgctcgccgccgcgcACCTCGCCATGGCGTACCGCGCCAGCTGCCGCGAGCGCCGTCGCCTGCTCGTCTACAGAATCGATGTCGAAGCT GTAAGACTAAAGGGAGGCCAAACGCCCAAGGCACTGAAGCAATGCATCGTCTGA